The region CTCTCATCATCCTGCTCGAGCTCATCCTTATCGGTGGCATCGCCCTTCTCGCCGCCTCCCTCAATGTGTTCTTCAACGATGTCGGCTTCATCCTGAAGTTCGTGCTCAACCTCTGGTTCTACCTGAGCCCGGTCTTCTACCCTGTTTCCTTCGTACCGGAGCGCTTTCGGGAGCTATATCTCCTCAATCCGATGGCAGTTATCCTCTCCCTCTATCGCTTTGCCATATTAAGGATGCCTCCTCCCGGAGCAAGGGAGATAGTCATCTCCTCGGCAATATCGCTCAGCTTGTTTGTGGTAGGTTATCTCATCTTCAAGCGTACGGAAAACGAGATGGTAAAGAGGCTATGACGATGCCCATCATCGAGGTGGAAAATTTAGGAGTGAAATTTCGCCTCTTTCACGAGCGGGCGAAAACGCTCAAGGAATTCTTCGTGAGCTTCCTCAAAAGGAGCCATTATTACGAGGACTTCTGGGCGCTTTCCGGGGTGAGCTTCGAGGTGGCAAAGGGAGAGGCATTAGGGATAATCGGGGAAAATGGAGCAGGAAAATCAACCCTGTTGCGGGTGCTCGCCGGCATCTATCTCCCCGATGAGGGAAGGGTGGTGACGAAAGGAAGCATCTCCCCCCTCATCGAGCTTGCCGCTGGCTTCCATGAGGACCTCACCGGGAGGGAGAACATCTATCTTAACGGAGCACTCCTTGGGCTCAAGCGAAGGGAGATAGAGAGGAAGATCGAGGAAATAGTTGATTTCGCCGAACTCGGTGGTTTCATCGACACCCAGGTGAAGAAGTATTCTACGGGGATGCTCCTTCGACTTGCTTTTTCCACCTCCATCTTCGTTGAGCCGGACATACTTCTGGTCGACGAGGTGTTAGCGGTGGGTGATGCCTATTTTCAGGAGAAGTGCTATCAGAAGGCACTGGAATTTAAAGGAAATGGAGGAACGATCCTCTTCGTCTCCCACGATATGAATGCGGTGAGGAGGATATGTGATCGGGTAATCCTCCTTCGTCGAGGTCGGATAGCGGCAGTAGGGGGGGTGGATGAGAGCATCAATGCCTATCTCAAAACAGTGGGGAGCAGAGAGGGAATCGGCACCCTCCGTACCTCAAAGATCGAAGTGGTGGTGAACAACGGGAAGCTGTTCCTGTTTGCCAGGGGAAAGGAGCTCACCTCTCGCTATGGGGGGCATTCCCTCTTCCGGGTGGGTTCAGCCTGGTTCAGCTCGGTCAATGGAAAGTGGAAGGTGGAGAGAAATACCCCGGACGAGATCCTCGCCCGGGGGTGGTTCGACGGGGTACCAACCATTACCTTCTGGAGGATAAAGCTCTCCGGGGAGAAGAGCCTTCGCTTCCAGGTATATCTCACCCCGGGAGCGGAAGTCTCGGAATCACACATCGATATCCTGCTCGATCCAAGCTATACCAAATGGAAAAGCGAGAAAAAAGGAGGAAAGATACCGGAAATAACCGAGGAAGCCAAGGACTGGAGCGTGGTTCACGATTCAGAAGGTGAGGATGAACGATCCTTCACCTTGAGCAGTGAAGGTGATAAACTGCCTCCGATAACCCTCAAATACGAGAGGGCGATGCCCGATCTTCCCCGCATCCTGAATACCGACTATCAACTTTCTTCTCGCTCCCTCCATTCCCTTCTCGTAAACCCGGTGGATAAAGGTATCCCTAAAGAGGATAAGGTAATGATATTCGACGGTGAGATCGTAATTGGAGGTGAGTAGTTTCTATGCTCAACTGGCTGATCAAGTATCCCTTTATAAAGAAACCACTAAAGCTCATCCTCGGTGGTGCCGGTTTCGGCATCACCCTCCTTCTTGTGATCTTTGATGCCATAAAAGGATTTTTCTTCCCCCGGGTATTCGACAATGAAAGCGATGAGCTGTCCTACCTCTTCTTCACCCATGTCCCCTGGGAGCACATCTGGCAAAGAAACCACCATACTGTTTACCGTCTCTCAAAAAAACACAGGGTCATATACTTCCAGCCGATACCGATATTCGAGTTCTTCCGAAGCCCGATCCACTACCTAAAG is a window of Acidobacteriota bacterium DNA encoding:
- a CDS encoding ABC transporter ATP-binding protein, encoding MTMPIIEVENLGVKFRLFHERAKTLKEFFVSFLKRSHYYEDFWALSGVSFEVAKGEALGIIGENGAGKSTLLRVLAGIYLPDEGRVVTKGSISPLIELAAGFHEDLTGRENIYLNGALLGLKRREIERKIEEIVDFAELGGFIDTQVKKYSTGMLLRLAFSTSIFVEPDILLVDEVLAVGDAYFQEKCYQKALEFKGNGGTILFVSHDMNAVRRICDRVILLRRGRIAAVGGVDESINAYLKTVGSREGIGTLRTSKIEVVVNNGKLFLFARGKELTSRYGGHSLFRVGSAWFSSVNGKWKVERNTPDEILARGWFDGVPTITFWRIKLSGEKSLRFQVYLTPGAEVSESHIDILLDPSYTKWKSEKKGGKIPEITEEAKDWSVVHDSEGEDERSFTLSSEGDKLPPITLKYERAMPDLPRILNTDYQLSSRSLHSLLVNPVDKGIPKEDKVMIFDGEIVIGGE